The genomic interval CAGGGACCGCAGGCCGCCCGCCGCGCGCGGGTGACCCGCGTGATCACTGCCTGCGGCCTGTGCGACGCGGACGAGCGCACCGCGAGGATCGTCAGCGGACTGTGCCCCGAATGTCTGGCGATGTGCGAACCGGACGGGCCGGGGTACACGCCCGTCCCTGAGACGTTCCTCCCCGGCCCGCGCGTCGGCGGCCTGCCGGGTGCCGACGAGGTCGTGGACGTCACCGACCGCGTCGCCGCACTGCGCCGCGCTGCGAGGCTGCGGTGAGTGTGCAGGACGTACCGGTCAGGGCACCATGGAGTCGAGGAGGCGACGCCATGACCCCAAGGACCACCGAGCACCGGCCGCAGATGTCCGTCGAGGACTTCGAGGAGCTTGAACGCCGGGCGCCCGAGACCGTCTGGTTGGAATTCATCAATGGGAAGGTCGTCGTCAAGCCCATGCCCGACGGCAATCACAGTGAGATCGTCGCCTGGCTGCAGCGGCTGTGTATGCAGCACTGCCCCGACATGTGGCTGCACGCGGAACGAGGTCTTCAGACGGAGCGCTATCGGAAGGGGCGGGCCCGAGCCGATGGCGTACTTGTCCCACGAGGCGCTCTCAAAGGCCACGGGGAGTGGTCGGAAACAGGGGCGGTCCTGATGGCTGTAGAGGTGACTTCCTGGGATGCCGACACCGCTCGGCGTGATCGTGTGGACAAGCCTGATGGCTACGCCGCCGCTGGTATCCCCGTGTACCTACTCATCGACCGAGACGATTGCTCGGTCACCGTCTTCACCCATCCCGAGGGTGGCCGCTACCGGCAACAAGTGAACAAGCCGTTCGGATCGACTGTCGAGATTCCGGCCCCCGTGAACCTCGCCCTCGACACCGAGCCCCTCAAGGAGTTCGTGGACTGACAACTCCCGCCGCCCTCCCTCCCCTTGCGCCCATCCCCGACGAGCGTTGCTACTGCGAGTCCACGATCCGGTACTCGCGTGCCGTCACCGACGGCTTGCCCGTCTTCGGGAGGGTGGCCAGGGCCATGCCCTGGTAGGTGTTCACCACGGTGTCGCGGTCGCGGCCGTTGAAGACCGACTCCACCTCGGTCGGGGTGATGTCGTAGTTCTCGCGGTACGACGCCTTCAGCACGTACTGCGAGGCGTGCGCGGTCGGCAGCGCCGCCAGGACGCCGCCGTCCTTGAGGCGCAGGGCGTAGACCGTGTCGAACTCGGTGGGTGTGGTGACGTACGCCGTGGTCGCGAACTTCGCGTTCTTGCCGCTGTCGCGCTTCGTGTGGGTCTCGATCGCGTCCTTCGCGGCCTCGGTGGTGTGCGAGATGCCCGCGCCGGCCTTAGTGCCGCCGGTCGCGTACAGGTCCTCGTACGCCGCCGAGATCTGGTTCGGGGTGAGCGAGCCGACGCGGGTGGTGGCGTCGACGGCGGTGGCGAGGCCCGAGTCGTCGGTGGCGATCGCCGGGAGCGGGACCTCCGAGTAGACGGC from Streptomyces sp. B21-083 carries:
- a CDS encoding Uma2 family endonuclease yields the protein MTPRTTEHRPQMSVEDFEELERRAPETVWLEFINGKVVVKPMPDGNHSEIVAWLQRLCMQHCPDMWLHAERGLQTERYRKGRARADGVLVPRGALKGHGEWSETGAVLMAVEVTSWDADTARRDRVDKPDGYAAAGIPVYLLIDRDDCSVTVFTHPEGGRYRQQVNKPFGSTVEIPAPVNLALDTEPLKEFVD